A segment of the Flavobacteriales bacterium genome:
AGGCCGGTGACCTGTGGCGTGTCCTCACCACCAGGCGACCACAGATAGGTGTAGGGCTCAATGCCGCCGGTCGGGCCCACGGTGGCCGTGCCATCGCATGCGCCTGAGCACGAAACGGGCGTGCTGCTCAGGTTGGGTATGATCGTCTGCGAGGGCAGCACCTCAGCATCGGCGAAGCTCACGCAGCCGCTGCCATTGGTCACTTGCGCCGTATAGATGCCGACGCACAAGCTGTCCACCACGCCTTCATTCACCGCGATCACGTTGCCGCCCGCATCGAACCACACCAGGTTGCAGGGAGGTGCAGTGCACACGAAGCTCACGCTCACCGAGCCGCCGCATGAGTTGCCGCAAGTGGTCTGGCCGTTCACGGGCGTAAGCGCCTCGGCATTGCTATCGCTCACTTGCACCACTTGCGTGACGGTGCAGCCATTGTCATCCGTCACCTCCACCGCATAAAGGCCGCCGCAGAGGTTGCTGATGCTCTCTCCCGCGCCCACGAGCACGCCGCCGAGGTACCAGTTCACAGCGTACGGCGCGGTGCCGCCCGTGATGGTCGCTGTGGCCTGGCCATCGCAATTCGGACAGGTGCTCGCCGTGGTGCTCACGCTCGCTTGCAAAGGCTGCGGCTCGCTCACGTCGTAGCTCGCATTGAAGGAGCAGCCATTGGCATCGGTCACCGTCACTGTGTATTGCCCCGCGCAGAGATCCGTGGCCGTGAGAACGCCCTGTCCGTTCGGCGGAACCGGGTTCCACACCACGGTGTAAGCCTGCGTTCCACCGGTGATGGTGAGCGCAATGCTGCCATTGCAAGCGCCTGAGCATGCGATGCCCGTGACCACCGCATCAACTGCAAGCGGCAGCGGTTCGATGATGAGCACCTGCGCGGTGGTGTCGCATCCGCCATTGTCACTGATGAGCACTGTGTACACGCCCGCGCAAAGGCCCGTGGCGAGTGGAGTGCCTTGGCCGCCGCCCGGTTCAGGCGACCAGGTCCACGTGTAAGGCGGAACGCCACCGCTCACACCAACCGTGGCCGTGCCGTCACACTCGCCCGCGCAGCTCACGGGCGTGCTGCTGCTGAGCAGATCAGTGGGCGCAGGCGCCACCACCGTTGCTGTATCGATGCTCACGCAGCCCGATGCATTCGTGACTTGCACGAGGTAATCGCCGGGGCAGAGGTTCGAGAGCGAGTTGCCATTCTGGTTGAGGTCATTGCCTTGCGCGTCGAACCATGCGATCACGCACGGCGCATCGGCGCACACGAAGTCCACGCTCACGCTGCCATCGCAGGTGTTCGGACAGCTTGTGCTTCCGTCGTTCGCCGTGATGTCCTCACCCGCCGAGTCAGTGATCGGAACTGCTTGCTGAAGCGTGCATCCGTTGGCGTCAGTGACCACCACGGTGTAAACGCCTGCGCAGAGATCGGAGATGCTCGCCCCAGCGCCCACCAGGCTGCCGCCAGCGCTGTACCACTCAACCGTGAGCGGATCGGTGCCGCCCCCAACGGTTGCCGTTGCGGTGCCGATGCAGACCTGGCATTCACTCGGTGTCGCAGTCACGCTCAAGGTGAGCGCTGCGGGCTCGGTCAGTTCGAAGGAGAATGGTGCGCTGCAGCCACTGTCGTCAGTGATCACCACGTCCCAAGTTCCAGAGCAGAGGCTCGTCGCGCTCGATTGTCCTTGTCCGTTCGGAGGGATGGGCGTCCAGGTGTAGGTGTAGTTGCCCGTGCCGCCTGAAGCGTTCAACTCGATGGAAGCATCGCATTGCCCGTTGCAGGAGATCGGCGTCACGGTGGCGTTCGCATCGATTGCTGGTGGGCCGGTGACGATCACCTGCGCGTCGATGCTGCAGTTGTTCGCATCGGTGATCGTCACGGTGTACACGCCCTCGCAGAGGTCGGTGACCTGCTGCGTGTCCTGCATGCCCGGCATCCACATGTAGGTGTATGGCGCGGTGCCGCCGGTCGGTCCCACGGTGGCGGTGCCATCGCACGCGCCTGCGCAGCTCACCGGCGTGCTGCTGCTGTTGGCCTGTATCGGATCGAAGGGGTCAACCGTGAAGGTGAAGGTGCTGTCGCATCCGGTAGCGTCCGTGAGCGTGACGCTGTACGTGGTTCCCGCGCAGAGGCCTGTGACTTGCGTGGTGGTCTGACCGCCCGGCAACCATAGCACATTGATCTGTCCGGTGCCACCGCTTGGTGTTACCGAAGCAGCGCCGGTGCATGGGCCAGCGCAGCTCTCCGGTGAAACAACCAGCGCTGCATCGAACGGTGCCGGGGCATCCACGAAGAAGGGCGTTGATGCCAGGCAGCCCACGGCATCGAACACCTGCACATTCCAGAGGCCGATGCACAAACCGGAGACAGATGCCGTGCCTTGCCCATTCGGCGGGTCAGGAGCCCACACGTATGTGTATGGCGGTATGCCTCCGGTGACCGCCACGTTCGCGGTCCCATCGCATTGGTTCGGGCAGGTGGCATCTGTCCATGTGAGGTTGTTGTCGAGCGGCACCTTCGGCAGGATGTCGAACACCACGGTGGTGTCGCAGCCCGTGGCATCGGTGATTACTACCGTCCACAGGCCCGGACAGAGCTGCGCGATGCTATTGGTGCCTTGGCCGACCGGTGGGAGCGGGCTCCATACGAAGGTGTACGGTCCGCTGCCGCCTGTAGGGTTCACCGTGGCAGTGCCGTTGCAGGGCCCGTTGCAATCCTCATCGGTCTGCGAGGCGTTCGGCTCGATCGGCGTCGGTCCGGTGATGTTGATGAAGAGCACCGTGTCGCATTGCGCGGCATCCGTGATCTGCAGCGTGTAGATGCCTTGGCAGAGCCCGGTTGCGTTCGCCGTGCCTTGGCCGCCACCGGGCAAGGGATCCCATAGCCAGGTGTAGGGCTCAACACCACCGGTCGCGGTCACGGTGGCGGTGCCATCGCACACGTCGCCGCAGCTCGTTGGCGTGGAGGAGAATTGCGCATCGATGCCCGATGGCGTAGTGATAGCGAAGGGCGTGACCACCGTGCAGCCATTCGCGTCGGTCACGGTGAGCGTGTAGGCGCCGGGGCAGTAGTTGGTGGCGTTGGGCGTGCCTTGGCCTGCGCCAGGAGGCGCTTGCCAATCATATTGGTACGGCTCCGTTCCACCGCTGACAGTAGCGGTGGCTGTGCCATCACAGGCGCCTCCGCAGCTTGCTGGTGTGGTCACGAGGTCCACCGCGATCGGTAGCGGCTCATTGATGGTGAAGGCGATGAGCGTGTCGCAGCCCAGCGCATCCGAGACCAGCACGGTGTAGTTGCCCGGGCACAGCTCCGTTGCATTCGGGGTGCCTTGGCCTGTCACATTGGGCGTCCACACGTAGGCGAACGGCAGGGTTCCACCGGTAACTGTCACCGTGGCCGTGCCATCGCATTCTCCAGCGCACGTTGGGTCCGCAGTGGTCAGCACCGCATCGATCGGAGGTGGATCAACAAGGATGAAGGTGAGCGTGGTATCGCACCCACCGCTGGCGATGGTCACTTGGTAGTTGCCCGCGCAGAGCTGCGTCGCATCCGGCGTGCCTTGGCCCGTTACGTCCGGCACCCATGTGTAGGTGAACACGCCGTTGCCGCCGCTGGCCTGCACGCCGATGCTGCCGCTGCAATCGCCGGAGCACGTCGGATCATTCATGGTGCTCACCACCGTGATCGGCGGCGGAGCGGGCACCGTGAAGGCGATGAGCGTATCGCAGCCCACGGCATCGGTGATGAGCAGGGTGTAGGCTTGCGCGCAAAGGCCCGTCACGTTCGGCGTGCCTTGGCCGGTAGGCGGCGGTTGCCAGTCGTAGGCGTATGGTCCTGCTCCGCCGGTGACGATCACGCCCGCTGATCCATCGCACGCGTCCGGGCAGCTCGCAGGCAGCACTTGCAGCGAGACTTCCAACGGCACGGCATCCAATATGGTGAAGGCCTGCGTGATGGTGCATCCGTTCGCATCGGTGATCAGCACAGCGTACGGGCCTGCACAGAGATCCGTGGCGTCCGGAGTGCCTTGGCCCGTCACGTTCGGCGTCCACAGGTAGGTGTAGCCCGGTGCGCCTCCGGTCACCGTCACGCTCGCGGTGCCATCGCAGGCACTGCCGCAGGTCACATCCGTCTGACTCGGTGTCACCATCAATGGCGGCGGCTCATTGATCACGAAGGCGATGAGCGTATCGCAACCGTTCGCATCGGCTACTAGCAGGGTGTAGTTGCCTGCGCACAGCCCGGTGGCATTGGGCGTGCCCTGACCGTTCACGTTCGGCGCCCACAAATAGGTGTAGCCCGGCGTTCCGCCAGAGACGGTCACCGATGCCTCGCCATCGCAAACACCTGCGCAGCTGGCATCAACCGGCGTGAGCTGCGCGTTGATGGGAGGCGGCGAAGGCACATTGAAGGTGAGCGTGGTGTCGCAGCCATTGGGCGTGGCTACCGTCACGCTGTAATCACCAGGGCAGAGCGCGGTGGCGTTCGGTGTGCCCTGGCCCGCAACGTTAGGCGACCAGGTGATGGTGAAGGGCGGCAGCACCCCTGAGATGATGATGCTGATCTCCCCATCGCACGCATCTGAGCAGCTCGCGGGCGTCACCGTTCCCTGCACGTCGATCTCAGGCGGCGCGGCGATGGTGAAGTCTTGCGTGGTGGTGCAATTCGTGGCCTGATCGGTGATGGTGACGGTGTAGTTGCCCTCGCACAGGCCGGTGGCGGCATTGGTGCTCTGGCCGCCGCCGGGTGGCGGCACCCAGTCATAGCTGTATGGCCCAATCCCTCCGCTGGGATTCACCGTGGCCGTTCCATCGCATGCGCCGAAGCAGCTCGCATCGGTCTGCGCCGGGTTCGGTACGATCGGCGGCGGTTCATTGATGATGAAGTTGATCGTGGTGTCGCAGCCGTTCGCATCGACCAAGAGCACGCTGTACGGCCCCGCGCAAAGTCCGGTGGCGTTGTTGGTGCCCTGTCCCGCGCCCGGCGGTGGTGCCCAGGTAACGCTGGTCGCCGGCGTGCCTCCGGTGGGGTTCACGCTCGCGGTTCCATCGCAGACCCCGTTGCACGTTACATCCGTGAAGGTGAGGTTGGGCGTGATCGGTTCCAGGTCGAAGGTGAAGGTGGTATCGAAGGTGCAGAGGTTGGCATCCGTGATGGTGAGCGTATTGATGCCAGCGCATAATTGGTTGAAGCTCGATCCAGTGCCAGCGCCGTTGTTCCAGCTGTAGGTGGGAGCACCGGTGCCGCCGATGGCCAGCGCCGTCCTTGATCCATTGCACACACCAGCGCAGGTAGGAGGCGTGCCAGCGCCGAAGAAGATCACGCCCAGAGGGCTGGGTTCAGTGACATTGATCGGTACGCCGCAGCTCACCCCTTGACCTTCATCGGTGACCACCACGATCTGCGGACCGCCGCAGGCACCTGCCCATGTCTGCGTATTCGGGCCACCGAAGAGCCATGAGTAGGTGAAGGGACCCACGCCACCGGTCACGTTCACGGTGATGGTCGCGTCGCATTCGCCCCGGCAACTGATGTTGAATCCGTTGTAGTCGGTCGTGGCGGAGGTCGTGGCCACGAAGGGCGTTTGCCCACCACCGGTGGCGCACACCACCACATCGCGTTCATCACCAGCAGGCGGAATGGCGAGGTCAGCGCTGATCGGTGCATTGCCGACCGTGATCACGGCTTGCTGCTGCTCCACCACGCGATCGATCACTCCTAGCTCCGGGGCCTGCGCCAGCTGGATCACGCTGCGGCCGGCCATCAAGCGCTTCGCGCCGCGCCCTTCGCTGCAAAGGGTACGCGCCCGCACGAGGGCGCCCGCCGCATGCACGGTTCCCTCCCGCCAGATGATGTCGCCTTCGGTCAGGTGCAGGTCGCTCACGATGCTCCACGAACCGCCGCCATCGAAGCGCAGCTGGCCGCGCATCGGGATCGCGCGCGCATCGATCTCGCGCCCTTGTCCATCGCCCGAGAAGCGCACGGTGCCATCGAAGGCCCAATGCACGCTTCCATTCAGCACGAAGTCGCCATGCACGCGCAGCTCATTGCCGGGAGCACCGGTGAAGCGCGCGAAACCTTCACGCGCATCCACGCGCAGGCTGTTGCAGCGTGCATTGCCTTCGATCCCCACCACTGCTTCGCCTTGCGTCCGAAGCACTGCATCGTCACTTGCCCCGGGAATCCCGGCGCCGCCCGGTCCGCGCTCGGTCAGGCTCCAGTGCGCGGCATCGCTCCAGGCGCCGCTGCCGCCCACCCAATACAGGGTGCGGCGCTGGCCCAGCGCCGTGGTGGCGGTAAGCAGGAGCAGCGCGGCGGCGATCAGAAGGTGGCGGTAGTGGGTGCGCATCGCGGATCAGGTTCTAGTCGAAGGCGGGGCAGTTGATGGCTCGGCGGCCGATGCTCTCTTGGCTGCACGGGGTGATGGCGAGGATGATCTCGTGCGTGTTGGAGCTGCCGAAGCGCAGGCGCGAGGTGGTCACGTCGTAGCTGTAGCCCAGCTGCATGATCTTGGCGAAGCTCACCTTCATGTTGAAGGTGACCGCGTCACCGGCGCGATAGCCTACCCCGAGGCCGAACTTGCGGTTCCACTCCACCATGCCGTTGATGTCGAGCGCCCAAGGCGCGGCCTTGCTCTTCTTCAGCAGCAGGCTAGGCGCCAGCGATACGTTGCGCCCGATGCGGTACTTGTAGCCGCCGCTGAGCATGAGCTGCCGGGCCAGCCTTGAATCGGTGCCGATTCCGTTGATGCGGTTAGCGAGGATCTGGTGGATGCTGATGCCGCCCCAGGCCTTCTTGTTGTACAGGAAGAGGCCCGGTGTGATCTCCGGCGCCACCAGCGTGTTTGCTCGGCTATTGAGCGCGGGGTCGTTGTAGTCGACCAGGGTGCTGGCACCTACGTCGTACTTCACTTGCTGCGCCCCGCCGAAGAAGCCCATGCTCACGTGGTAGTCTCGCGACATCTGGATGTGGTACGCATAGGCGAGCGAGAGCCGCGTGTAGCCCCAGTTTCCGGCCTGATCGCTCTCGGCGAAGAAGCCCACGCCATGCTTGTTCTTCTTCACCGCCCCCTTCTTCTGGATGGATGCATGCAAGCTGGCCCAGCCGGTGTTGGGGGCGCCATCGAACCCCACCCATTGGCGGCGGTAGCCCAGGCGCACATCGAGGCAGTCCTTGCTGCCCGCCACGGCCGGGTTCACGCTGAAGTGGTTGAACACGTATTGCGTGTACTGCGCGAGCTGCTGCCCCTGCACGGCCATGGCCAAGAGCGCGAAGGGAAGGAGCAGCGCGGGCCTCATCTTATGATCGATACGAAGCCGAGGTAGGGATCGGAGCGGCCCTCGAGCGGGTTCAGCTCGATGTAGTAGTAGTAGGTGCCCTCGCTCAGCGGTCGGCCATTGCGCGTGCCGTCCCATGGCTCGCGGTAGCCATTGCTATTGAACACGCGCTGGCCCCAGCGGTCGTAGATCATCACCACCGCACCGGGGTAATCCTGGATGCCCGGGATCTCCCAGGCATCGTTGCGGCCATCGCTGTTGGGCGAGAAGGTGTTGGGCGGATTCACCAGCCGCACCACATCCACCACCACCGTATCCGTGTAGGTGCAGCCATTGATGGTGGTGGTCACCGTGTATGTGGTGGTGCTCGATGGGTTGGCGATGGGATCAGGGATGCCGTTGCCGCTGAGGCCGCTGGTGGGCGACCAATCGTAGGTGGTGCCGCCTGCGGCATCGAGCTGCACGGCGCCGCCCTGCGGGATCTCCGCATCAGGCCCTGCCGTGAAGTCAACGCCTACCACATCAGCCCCGGGGCCGCTCACGCTGATCGTGAAATCGCACTGCGCCGCCGCCGTGGCGCCGTTGTTCTGCGCACCGCTCACCACCACCCAGTATTGCGCCCCTGGCGTGAGCGGCTGCGTGGTGATGCTGAAGGGCAGGCTGTCGGTGGCGCAGGCTCCCACTGCACTGAAAGAAGCCGGGTTGCAATCGGGCGTGCCGGAGAGCA
Coding sequences within it:
- a CDS encoding type IX secretion system membrane protein PorP/SprF, coding for MRPALLLPFALLAMAVQGQQLAQYTQYVFNHFSVNPAVAGSKDCLDVRLGYRRQWVGFDGAPNTGWASLHASIQKKGAVKKNKHGVGFFAESDQAGNWGYTRLSLAYAYHIQMSRDYHVSMGFFGGAQQVKYDVGASTLVDYNDPALNSRANTLVAPEITPGLFLYNKKAWGGISIHQILANRINGIGTDSRLARQLMLSGGYKYRIGRNVSLAPSLLLKKSKAAPWALDINGMVEWNRKFGLGVGYRAGDAVTFNMKVSFAKIMQLGYSYDVTTSRLRFGSSNTHEIILAITPCSQESIGRRAINCPAFD
- a CDS encoding gliding motility-associated C-terminal domain-containing protein — its product is MRLALISLLSPLAVGTFAQPANSDCATASQLCAQQSATGNNTGANGAVPAFCQPGGNQVWYTFTANSVGGAAIVSLTSINCPLVGGMDNELSMAVLSGTPDCNPASFSAVGACATDSLPFSITTQPLTPGAQYWVVVSGAQNNGATAAAQCDFTISVSGPGADVVGVDFTAGPDAEIPQGGAVQLDAAGGTTYDWSPTSGLSGNGIPDPIANPSSTTTYTVTTTINGCTYTDTVVVDVVRLVNPPNTFSPNSDGRNDAWEIPGIQDYPGAVVMIYDRWGQRVFNSNGYREPWDGTRNGRPLSEGTYYYYIELNPLEGRSDPYLGFVSIIR
- a CDS encoding gliding motility-associated C-terminal domain-containing protein; translation: MRTHYRHLLIAAALLLLTATTALGQRRTLYWVGGSGAWSDAAHWSLTERGPGGAGIPGASDDAVLRTQGEAVVGIEGNARCNSLRVDAREGFARFTGAPGNELRVHGDFVLNGSVHWAFDGTVRFSGDGQGREIDARAIPMRGQLRFDGGGSWSIVSDLHLTEGDIIWREGTVHAAGALVRARTLCSEGRGAKRLMAGRSVIQLAQAPELGVIDRVVEQQQAVITVGNAPISADLAIPPAGDERDVVVCATGGGQTPFVATTSATTDYNGFNISCRGECDATITVNVTGGVGPFTYSWLFGGPNTQTWAGACGGPQIVVVTDEGQGVSCGVPINVTEPSPLGVIFFGAGTPPTCAGVCNGSRTALAIGGTGAPTYSWNNGAGTGSSFNQLCAGINTLTITDANLCTFDTTFTFDLEPITPNLTFTDVTCNGVCDGTASVNPTGGTPATSVTWAPPPGAGQGTNNATGLCAGPYSVLLVDANGCDTTINFIINEPPPIVPNPAQTDASCFGACDGTATVNPSGGIGPYSYDWVPPPGGGQSTNAATGLCEGNYTVTITDQATNCTTTQDFTIAAPPEIDVQGTVTPASCSDACDGEISIIISGVLPPFTITWSPNVAGQGTPNATALCPGDYSVTVATPNGCDTTLTFNVPSPPPINAQLTPVDASCAGVCDGEASVTVSGGTPGYTYLWAPNVNGQGTPNATGLCAGNYTLLVADANGCDTLIAFVINEPPPLMVTPSQTDVTCGSACDGTASVTVTGGAPGYTYLWTPNVTGQGTPDATDLCAGPYAVLITDANGCTITQAFTILDAVPLEVSLQVLPASCPDACDGSAGVIVTGGAGPYAYDWQPPPTGQGTPNVTGLCAQAYTLLITDAVGCDTLIAFTVPAPPPITVVSTMNDPTCSGDCSGSIGVQASGGNGVFTYTWVPDVTGQGTPDATQLCAGNYQVTIASGGCDTTLTFILVDPPPIDAVLTTADPTCAGECDGTATVTVTGGTLPFAYVWTPNVTGQGTPNATELCPGNYTVLVSDALGCDTLIAFTINEPLPIAVDLVTTPASCGGACDGTATATVSGGTEPYQYDWQAPPGAGQGTPNATNYCPGAYTLTVTDANGCTVVTPFAITTPSGIDAQFSSTPTSCGDVCDGTATVTATGGVEPYTWLWDPLPGGGQGTANATGLCQGIYTLQITDAAQCDTVLFINITGPTPIEPNASQTDEDCNGPCNGTATVNPTGGSGPYTFVWSPLPPVGQGTNSIAQLCPGLWTVVITDATGCDTTVVFDILPKVPLDNNLTWTDATCPNQCDGTANVAVTGGIPPYTYVWAPDPPNGQGTASVSGLCIGLWNVQVFDAVGCLASTPFFVDAPAPFDAALVVSPESCAGPCTGAASVTPSGGTGQINVLWLPGGQTTTQVTGLCAGTTYSVTLTDATGCDSTFTFTVDPFDPIQANSSSTPVSCAGACDGTATVGPTGGTAPYTYMWMPGMQDTQQVTDLCEGVYTVTITDANNCSIDAQVIVTGPPAIDANATVTPISCNGQCDASIELNASGGTGNYTYTWTPIPPNGQGQSSATSLCSGTWDVVITDDSGCSAPFSFELTEPAALTLSVTATPSECQVCIGTATATVGGGTDPLTVEWYSAGGSLVGAGASISDLCAGVYTVVVTDANGCTLQQAVPITDSAGEDITANDGSTSCPNTCDGSVSVDFVCADAPCVIAWFDAQGNDLNQNGNSLSNLCPGDYLVQVTNASGCVSIDTATVVAPAPTDLLSSSTPVSCAGECDGTATVGVSGGVPPYTWTWSPEPGGGQGTPLATGLCAGVYTVLISDNGGCDTTAQVLIIEPLPLAVDAVVTGIACSGACNGSIALTITGGTQAYTVVWNPVPPNGQGVLTATDLCAGQYTVTVTDANGCSFNASYDVSEPQPLQASVSTTASTCPNCDGQATATITGGTAPYAVNWYLGGVLVGAGESISNLCGGLYAVEVTDDNGCTVTQVVQVSDSNAEALTPVNGQTTCGNSCGGSVSVSFVCTAPPCNLVWFDAGGNVIAVNEGVVDSLCVGIYTAQVTNGSGCVSFADAEVLPSQTIIPNLSSTPVSCSGACDGTATVGPTGGIEPYTYLWSPGGEDTPQVTGLCAGVYDVLITDSTGCDTTVQVLITEPQPLDFSATVQDVLCTGDCNGSVTVIATGGTQPYSYAWSPNANGQGTPTITNLCPGTYTLTVTDASGCSATQDYAVNEPQPLQAVLSTTLSECSLCNGTATVAASGGTAPYFITWLSGASIIGTGDTIVDLCAGLYDAIITDANGCSITQLLAISDADGEQLTMSDGITSCPGDCDGTVSVDYTCSQPPCSTAWFDASGNDLNEPGNTLSNLCAGLYLVQVTNGTGCITIDTAFVTEPDPILANLSTTPATCAGFCDGTATVGPSGGQAPYEILWQPSAETTPTITGLCAGQISVTITDSAGCSITQDVLILEPQPLSITDTITPITCNSACDGAIAVVVTGGIQAYTYLWSPAPPGDPTQPTITGLCAGDWTVTVTDANGCTLSETFTLVDPPVLLAQVATTGNLCYGDCEGTATATINGGVAPYAINWLDAVGNTIAQDTLDVSNLCAGDYTLNVTDANGCLLNVPFTITQGDAIEANLLWTNETCFGPCDGTASITPSGGAEPYAIDWRDPVGNLIAQDVTTVGGLCAGTNTVTITDALGCDTTYAFTVLPYTLITDNATVTNVQCNGDCDGSIVLDPTGGIGAYSYAWDPVPPNGQGNASATALCPGTYTVTITDGVGCSQVFSYDITEPPTLNVVVDQVVDASCATASDGAISVTASGGTPGYTFGWNGPGGFSSANEDISNLAPGSYTLTITDDNGCTTSVTVDVGALATVVADAGSDQTECSGVGVTLDGTNSTGAVNYAWFDDQGELISGSPVLDLGGLAPGSYTFTLTVSDGPCSDSDQVTVTILDLPIADAGPDQVIFLSETAQLGGAPTGPAGSTYLWQPDSLLNNASIADPIADPSETTWFTVLVTAPNGCVALDSVLVTVVPEVVITNGFTPNGDGWNDAWVIDYIDLFPECEVEIYNRWGDMLFRSVGYKTPWDGRYSGGFVPVGTYYYVIKLNDPRFPDPYTGPLTVIR